In Anopheles arabiensis isolate DONGOLA chromosome 2, AaraD3, whole genome shotgun sequence, the genomic window cacacataaccacGAGATAGGCAGTGTGGTTTCTGTTTGGTTTTAGGTTTTACTGGCCTCACTCATCTCGCTCGAGCCATGCCATATTCAACACGCACCACAGTAGACACCACCTCCCCTCTGGGGCCTGCCAGCGCCTGCCTGGACCCCAAATTACGGTGCACGGACGGAACAGGTGCGGGCCTGAGACGAGTGGGGAGGAGAGATTTTCCGTCCGCCCGAACGACACGACACCCTTTCGAGACGGATTTGCCGTTTCCGCGTACCCTTTCACGGCAGCCACACACTTGCACGCGTGTCACCCTTTTTTTGGTACGCACAAACACAAGGCAATTCGCGAAATTATTTACCCCACGATGCAGAGGCGTATGTTGACGGTGTTGACGACAGAAAGTTGCTGGGGCCAGCGCTTGTGCAGGCTGTGTGTGGAGATTTTTTACCCCCCGTGCCGTACAAGTTGGTGGTCGCATTCGTTGTATGATTGCTTCCCATGCGAGCTGGCCCATCCGCCTCTCTTTCGCTTGGTGCGCTGggtgtctcgctctcgcttaTTGTTTTTGGCAtatcgcaacacacacacacatgcacatgccCACACGAACATACCCATACATGCGCGCACGTACACGCAACAGCGAGACGTCTGGTTCGCACACAAATGACAGCAAcgagtttgacagttcatgTCGGATGGGGGTATAGTGCTGTGTTCAATACTCGCCGTTGCGTGCGTTGGTCGTCGCGGCGGGAGGTATGGAGATTTTCTTTACAATATTTTATGCTGGAGAAGCTTTATAAAAATAGAGCGGTAAAACCTATAAAATGGTTGTTTCGGCTATTCTGTGCCGGAATATTTGTTTCCAAATTTCCTTTATTTCGTATTCGTGCAAtcggtttgaaatatttctctTCGTGAACAATCACAATTACGTCGACTAGTGCTCAAAAGATGGTAGAGTGCAGATATTAGGTCGGAATGTTTcttaaaatcatatttttcctAACACTTGCAATAAAATAACGTCACAACgcaatacaaaaaatagaacacaCTGCCAAGAAGCTGCTGTAAGCGATGATACATGCTTTGTTTTCGACAAGGGGAGAGAGATTCACTTCTCTCTGCTGGTTTTGTACGCGATTTCTAATGCAGTGGTAATGACATTCATATCGTTTTCGATCGTTTTTGCCCAGTTTTCCACGTCTCCTATTTCCTACAAATTCGGAAACCAATTCGGTATGATGAGAAACAACATCGAAAAGAGAATGGCATTGGATAGAGGGCGTATACCTTTAACGATCCgttgaaattttcaatcaGCGCAAGCCACTGAGACGTCTGTTTGGCAAAGTTGGTGGCCCCGACGTGCAGCTGTTTGGCTTCCGCATCCAGCCGCTTCTGGTTAAGGTACGCTTGGGCAACACTgaaaacggaaacggaaaacGGTGCGTGTAGTCGACAACCTCCTCGAACGGGTGGCATTGCATCCCTTACCCAACGTTCAGATGGTCGACTAGGTTTTGCGTAAGCTCATTCGCAGACATGATTGCTTCCTTTCGGCGGCGCTCTGGATGGGCAGAAACAAAGGAATGAAAGCCAAACACTGTTCACATCCTGCCACCATATGTTCCACTAATCGTACCTTGATCTTCCTTTTTGGCCGCCTGTTTGGCCTGATGATCTTTTATCATTGCCGACAGCATCGTTTCGTTCCAGTCCGGCAGCCTTTGTAAAACTAGAAACCTCACCAAATCTCTTGCGTTCCCGTGAGCACGACGAGAAGAACGCtgagcatttgtttgtttacaaatcgATTTTTCGCCCCTACATCCAAACGTCAGCTGTCGTTTCGCCCGACCTTTATGTCATCGATCCGCGCGGTTCGGCCGTTTCTTtctaattttgaaaataaaatccccCTCGTTTTCCTTGATTTATCATAAATAAACTTATTTTCTTATTCTGCGAAATAGACATTGCTTATCATACTTTCATTCGGTGTTCATGTTGAGGGCATTGGCTTGTTGTCGTTCTGTTTGCttggttttcttcttctctcttttgtcACACAATTTAGACAACAACGGTTTCACGATTTCGGCGGTTCTTCCCTGCAAAAAGGTTAACCAAAAGTTCCGCCACTGTTCAACTATCGGCTCAAGATTCCTGTTCCACCGCTCGCAGGCACACACTCACTTTAAtttactagttttttttttaatggattcGCTGCGGATTCCCCTACAACTCTCCTAAACTTAgctgtataaaaaaaactatctgTACGCAAATTTTGTCTAGctcgctttgtttttttgtcctaTATACTGTGCATATAGCGATCGGCGATCAATTGTaattttgttcgattttcATCCATCACACTGCTTCCGTAATTTCCAATATCTGTgtgcattattattattatcattattctACTAACAGCAGCCTGATGCTTTGCGAAAGCGTATTCAATACACGCGGTGGCATACAATGAGCAAAGGGGGATGATGGTAATTCTTGTTATATTAATATCAAGTACGTTTGTTCCTGTTGTTTCACACGTGTCTGATCGGTTTTGTTCTTCCGTGACTTTTCTTCCGGGCAACTGTTTTACAAAATGGCTCGAAAGATCATATTTAAATGGAATTTAATGCCAGATGCCAGCCAGCCCGTTCCTGGCTGGCAATTAACATACTAACTTTATAACGCGTactaaaagcaaataaaataggATGGGGATGTACGGTAAATAACTGGCAATTGGTCTACAAAATTAATAGTCTCaatatcacacacactctctctatctctcacacacacaaacaacaaaagcatCATTCGTACAATACGGCTGCGCTCGTATGATACGCTTCGTCTCgtatcactctctctctcgcataCCTGCCATACACACTGTTTGAACTTTCAATCATACAAACGCAAAATAGGATCCATACGTTACAATTCTCTCACTAGCAGACGGCGCCCATCGCCCGGTCTAGGGGACTACTTCACGTACGGATACTTGGGTAGCTCCACGATTTCGATCTTATCGTTCACCTTGAACGACGGAAACAGGCCCACCTGATTGGTGCGCAGGTTCTTGCCCTTTGAGTAGCCGTTCCAGTGGTTGCCGGCAACGCCGACCAGATCGCCCGGCCGTATCTGAATCTCGTCGTGATTTTTCGGCTCGTGCGGCAGCACCACCTCGCGATTGTGCGAGTTCTGCCCGCCGTAGTAGTAGATGTCGTCCAGCGACCGGAACCGACCGGACGCGTCCGGGTACATGCTTTGCATGATTTCGTACGCCACCCGGCACACCTGCGAGCTGAACGTGCACACGAGATAATCGCTGAGCGACAGCAGATGTATATCCAGTATGATGCCATTCAGCGACGAATCGGTGTACCGTGTCGATACGGCAGCCATCTTGGCCACGTTCGGATCGCCGATAACCTCGTAGTGAGGgtatttggtttttgtttcctcaATCACCTACAGCGAAGGAAGGCGTGCAAGGAAGGAAATTCGTGATTAGTCGTGTTGGTTCCACGCGATAACAGTGCCGGTGCTTACCTTCGGGTCGTCGCTTGCCACGAACACGCGCCGTTTGTCGACCTTTTCTGTCAGCTCCAGCTGGTCGTAGTAGTCGTCGACCGCCGTCATGTACTCCTCGATACCGTGGAAGGCCGCTTCCGTGCCTACTTTATCCGTCCGCCGTACGTGCACGCTGCAAAAGGGAAgcaacaaacgcaacaaaGAAATCAATGGCAATCCCAACACCACGCGGTCACGCGCATTTCTAATTACCCAACGATTGGTTTTTTGAACCCAAGCCGTTCGATGCCATTTTCCAGCATCTGTTGCGTCTCGCCGGTCGGCTTGAGCAGGTACTTGAGAAACTGGCCGATCCACCACACTATCGGATCGCCGTGCAGCTTCATCAGCCGCGGTGCCAGATCGGCCGGTATCGCCAGCGGCAGATAAGGTGGTCGCGGGTTCAGCGAATCAATGATCGGCAGCGTTAGCACCTGCGTGTTCGCCTGACCCGGCCAGCTCGCGTGAGACGCACCGTTCGAGTCCAGGCACGTGTCCGAGATGGGCTGAAACACCTCCTCCCAGCCCGCCTTGTGGTACCGCCAGCCCTTCGACTTCAGGATCAGCGTGCGCTCGGTCGCGTACGCCATAATGAAGCAGTACACGACGTGGTGCAGCTGGCACCCGTACCCGCAGCCCTTGTTTAACCGACACAGCAGCTTCCGTGCCGTTGAGCAGTTTTCCGGGTTCTGGAGGCGCGTCAGCCGCTTCTGCACCAGCTCGCTCAGGTCGGCCGCTTCCCGGTGACGCCACGCTTCGTACCCGTCGGCCGCCCGCATCCGCTCGATATCGGTCAGCAGCGAGCGTTTGTGGTCGGCGGCGAGCGACAGGAATGCATTCAGCGGTTTCGCCAGCTCCGGCGCGGATCGTAGCGCCTGCTTCTGCACCTTCGTGACCTCGGACTGCAGGAAGTTCCACAGCTCCTGGGTGTTTGTTTCGACGCGCCGCCGCAGCCGTTCGTACTCGAGCGACGGTCCGTTACGGGGCCGGCCAACCGCAAACCACCCCGCGCTGCCGGCCGCGTCCTGTTCCAGCTTGCTGCCCAGCTCGTCGATAAAGTGCTGCTTCCGGTCGGCCGACGTGCCGGCATCGGCCAGATATTCGTCCACCAGCAGGCGCAACTCCTGGTCGACCTGCTTGGAGCGTTCCAGCTGCTGGACGGCACGTTCGAGCCGCTTGAGCGAATCGTCCCCGCCGTCGGAGGAGCTGCTGGACGCGGCGGACGTGTTCAGCTTCGAGTAGAATATCAACACAAACAGCACCCACACGAACAGGAACGGGACGAGCACGCGGGCCCACGGATTCAGGCCCATCAGTTGCCGGACGATCATGGTTGCGCTGTGTTTGGGAGCGGGGGGAGTGTAGCTCGTTTCTGTTGCGAACTGGTTACGACGCGTTTCTATGTTTTACTAGCGATCGAGCACATTTGATCTTTGCTGCACTGCCTGCCTCGATTTGTCTCGGCCTGCGGCTTGTTCTGCTCGACCTGAGAGCGCGCGGCTGTGCTGCAAGCGATAATCCACTTCTAATCAATCGATGGTGACGTGGAGCATTGGTGTTAGTTGTTCTATTCTTTTTATTCGCTCTCGCTACGTCTATCGCCTATGCCCCAACCACCGTGGTATGCAACCCACTTTTTCGAACCAGTGCCAGACTAGGTCTGCGAGTCGGAAAACCCAAATCTAGCCGTCAAACTTGTTTTCCGCACTGAATTGAGGGTGAGCAGCATAATTAGcttcgaaacaaaaaaaacacacacaatcgacgCGTTGCGGGTGAGCGACACTTTCAAatggttctgctgctgctaatctCGTTCCCACCACATTCACACCACTTATGCATACGCCTGCTCTGCTCCACAGTGCCCCTACCTTCCCCCTGTTTCACGGCACGATGAACATTAGGGCAGCTGCTCtcccccacaaaaaaaaacccaccgacCGACACCGGATGCCGGAGATGCGCTTTAATTCATTGATGCCTGACCGGATCCTGATGCTGGGGCACTCTTTTGTCACGTAAATAAATTGCCGTCCGACACCATTTGTTTTGCACACGGACAGATCTTCGCTGGCAGGTGGTAGATACGGATTGGCCGCCCACTTCCCACGCACACCCAGACCTGCACAGCGCCCAGCACTcgttggtgttgttttggtGAACCAGCAGCGGCGGTACAGCAGCCGTGCAGACCGCCTGTATACGAACAAAATCGATGATGCTTTGCTTTGTTCCCTTCCGATCAagcaaattgtttgtttgtgcgtaAACGAAGCAGTCTTGAGCTGCCCCAAAACCTTTCAGCAAAGTCTCCAGCGAAACTCccagcaacacacacgcacaattgTTCTCCAGGTTCGGATGTACGGACAGCGTTTGACGTACCGTAGCGAACCGCCacgcagagtgaccagaaataccgatttatctgtattcctaccgaatTTTGGTGttggacgagaaccggtgttttcaacatggtatggtcgttgacaatttttttatatataccTACCTATTCACAGATGAGCACCCTAAGGGCGCCTACCTGCAGAGATGAGCGCTGCCAGACACACAGAAAAACCACcgtaacgaaaaaaataacctTTTGAAATTGGTTTTCACACTCGATCGAAAGATAAATTATTCTGATTTGCCAATTGATATGCCTATTCAGTACAATTAGCCCAaataactgtcaaatttaggaaaccgcgtatctccgaatccgcgtgtAAGAGGTACCATATTTCGGGAACCGCCTGTACAGATAAATCGgaatttctggtcactctgccgCCACGAGCGCGTTTACAGCGGCGGATCAAGCGGTTTTGGATTTCGTAAACAGGCAGCGTTATAGCCAACACTTGAGCACCACTGGCGTTATGCGCTACGCCAATCCGTTACGCGAAAGGCTGCGCTGcacatttgttgttttttcgcaGTTTTTTGGTAATTTATCTGTTAATTCTGATAATTTATCTATTATTTTAATACTGTTATCGCACATCAAATTCTTAATGTTGTTTATTCAAACGTATGCTATAGATGAATTGCgcaaattttcttttaaaatgagCAATAactagacaaaaaaaaaccattcgtTATCGGCTTTAAATAACAGATTTATTCGTCCTTCGTGGTTGTGGTTACCGACATGCCTTCAGCCGAGATTCGTAGCACTTCCCATCAATACTTGCCCCTCACTTCAATACCTCACTTGCCGCAGCAACCGCCGGACTTTTCCTTGCAACCACCGCTCGCGCAGGCACACTTGCAATCCGTCGCACAGGGCTGGCCACTGCCACATCCGCTGGTGCATTTGCAATCTGTTGAACGAAAATTTAGCACCAGTTAGCACATGACTCTCTGAACTGAAATAGGGGAGGAGGAGTGAGGCTTATGCTTACCATTTCCACAGCACTTGCAGGGCATCTTTAGGTGCAGTTTTCTATCGGTGCTTCGCAGCGTACAGGAAAAAAGAGGACACTAAAGACCTTGGGCACGTAGTAGTCGTGGTATACTTTCACCCGTTGCTCGTGACAACGCTTGCTTCAAACTAATCACACGGTTTGCAAAATCACTTTCTCGTCGTACCGGTGGTTGCTCTCTCGCTACTGCATACCGGCGTTCGCACGTGCTTTCTTTTATATGGCGCGCCTGCTCCGACCGATCTCAATTGTAGCAATTGAGCGCCGTTTGAAAGCATGGTCGCGTGCACTTCCGCAAAACCCCGACCGCGCTGGGCGCGAGAGTGTCGTGTGCAAACCATatgatgtgtttgtgcgcggTATCGACGAGATCGGTTTCCACTTTACCGGTGGTGTGTGccctatttttttcttatttgctGCATCATGCCATTTCAAACTGTTTgactctctctcccccccccccggcctCCACTCTCTCCCAGCTGCTGATGCAATTCGTCGCAATAGTTATGCGcgaaaaagaaaccaaaacaaaacacgtgaCGTAGGCATCTCGTGtttttccgttgttttggtCGTCGAATCGAAAAGCCCTGATCATGCAGCTCTATGCTACACAGTCGGCTACAATTGTTTTTGCCGCGTAAGTAGGCGTAGAAATACAATCCCCACCACTACCAGGCGACaaacgtatgtgtgtgtgtgtgtgtggggaggcATGTTTCAATTCCGTCCCCGGACCTCCCCCCTGATATATCTAATCAAGCagacaaacaaataataatcatcGGTCAACGACGCCAACAGCAGACACCACAGTATACACTTTGCACTTCGCCGATGCTTTGCACACAACACCAACATTAGTATGACGCGTACCGCAAGTGGGGCACGCAACGAGATGCCCCTTTGTTCGGCATGTAGCCCACACTCTGAGGCTCGCATGTGTGTTGCACACGgaaactagcagcagcagcagcagtagcagtagtagctgCGAGCtgcacaaccaccaccaatatAAGAGGCCCGGTGCAACGGTTCGAGTCAAGTCACTAATCTGTTCCTAGCCGAGCAACGACATCGTGCAATATTCGAAGCAATACTTTACGGGGTGTGTTACaataccaaaccaaacaaaaccatctgCAAAAGATGCCGTGCAAAACCTGCGTTGCCGGTAAGTAGTATCGCCGATAGCGGATCTTTCAGTTGTGCTGTGACCTGGGATGTTAACTAACCGAGGGAGCCTGTCTTTCATCACCACAGACTGTAAATGCACCAGCCCGAACTGCGGTGCCGGATGTGGCTGCGAGTCACGCTGCACCTGCCCGTGCAAGGATGGCGCTAAGGAAGGCTGCTGCAAGTAAATGCTAACCCACAGCACGAACCCCAGTACCAACCCAGCCGTTAAGCGCCGCCGGATTTCGGATCCTGCACAAAGTACGATCAAATTGGAACAGTAGTAGGCCACGTAGaggttctttttcttcttttaagtACACTTTTCATTCCCACCAATTCCCTGGTACGCCTGCAGTCCCGTGCAGCGCTTTTAAAACTATGTAAACATGTAAACATTGTAAAGTGAGATTCAAAATATACATCTCTACGGTATGTTGGGAGAGTAGAAGTAAACAAAATGCTCCAAAAAATGCGTCACGCCTAACGAGATGGAAGCATCGCTTTCTGGGTTCACTGTTGTAGATAATGAGGTGTTAAAGATCGCAGATGATCCTCCGAGCAGCGTTTGGAATTGTTGGAAAAGTTTCATCCACCGAAATTGTCATCAGAGTTTGCCACGTGTCATAGTAAAGCTTTGTAATACGATATAGGTTGGCCCCGACGATGTATCGATCAAGTGGGAGGTCACTGCTTTGGCGGTAACGGTGGCTGCACCGGCATCGGTGGCAGCGGTGGCCACTGGATGTCGTTGAAGTTGTACGATGGGTACAGCGGTACGTACGGTTTGGTGCCAATCGCGTTGGTGTCCGTATCGTCGGTTATTACCACGGCCGCTGCATTCATCGCTTCCTCGTACGTTGGTGGAGCTGTAGAGaggaaagacagagagagagagataagaCATCTTCTGGACATCTTTAACAACCGACGCTGCACGCGCACTTACGCAAATACTCCGGTGGAAGTGTCTGCTCACGCACCAAACCACTGGCGGAAGGTAGTGAGTTGCCAGATGAGTTGCCGAAGCTGAAGCCAGCCTGCTGCCCACTGCTCACACCGACAGCCGTCGCCTGCGGTACGGCAACCGTTGCCGGCTGCTGGAACATCAGCGGAATCGTACCGATAATGAGCGGTATCTCCAGCACCGGATCCGAACCGCAGCCTTGCACCCGCACCGTCATATGCAACCGGTACGCCACCGAGATGAGATTCTGATCGCCGCAGGTCGGTATGACCGTGGGCACCACCAGCCGCTGCTCGTACTGCTTCTGTGCCTCGGGCGCCACCCCGTCCCCGATGTGCTTCACGATCGTGTGCGTCTCGCGGCGCGTCTTGCTCGCCGGGTACTCCGCGTGGTACGTTATCTCCTGCAGCAGCTTCATGTTAACGCCCTCGATGATGCGCGACGACAGGTTGTGCAGATCGATCGTGAGCGGTATGGCCTGCCCGGGCACGTACCCCGTGAACGGTACGGTCACCTTCACGAACAGCGGTTTCGTGCGCCAGAAGCCGCAGCAGAACACGCGCGCATCTTCCATCCGGCTGGGCAACCGGATCGAGGGCGCCTGCAGGTTCAGATCGCGCGGCTGTACCACGGTAAAGCCGATCTTGTGCGTTATGTTAAACTTCCACGGCCGGTCCAACACGACCTGGGCCGTGTAGCGGCAGTGCCCGTACGTGCCCTCGAACGAGGTGGGCAGATGGGACGGCAGCTCGCACGCAAACTCGTAGATGTGCTCCCCGGCCGGCAGTTCTGTGGGCGTGCCTGTGTGGGATGGGGAGAAACGAAAGAGAAGGATttgttaatattattttttaatgtaaactATGGGGGGTTCGCGAAACAAGGAGACCAAAAACAGAGCTCCATTTTCGTACCATTCTGTTGCGCACCAACGAGCACCTTCATCGACGACAGGTGGTCCCGTTTGGCGGTGTAGTAGACCGTACGGCGTTGCCTGCCCTGGCCCCGCTTCTCTGACCACTGTACATTGCTGTAGCCGACTATTCGCAGTGTGATTTCTAgatgagagcgagagagagtgaaagtgaataaataaaataaacaaaaatcgggGTCCACTACAACACTGTACTCTGATCGATCATGTTTCCTGCAACCAATGTACAGGTTAAAGGTGGGAGCTCGGGATcagacctacccgattccgactccgaaatcaattccggagctgattcctaTGCAGAaatcgattctgattccgtagCCAATTCcgaaaccaattccggagccgattccttAGTcgaaatcagctccggaatcggaatagaCCTAGGAATCGCAATTAGCTCCAgaaacggaatcagaattgacattagaattggaattagctccgggaTGAAgaagaatcagttcttgaattaaaataagaagtttcagaatCTCCCATGAGTAttgatcgtttacaagtaaatagGACTTCAATTgggctatcaatacgtagcacaattggaccaaaatgcctattcttatggagatgccgaaaccgattACAATTTTGAATCCGATTCTGAttttggagccaattccgattccaattctggaaccgatttagattccggagccgatctatccggaatcgattccgacgaaaacttcattttcccatcactagagTACAGATCGCGATATCAACATCACATCGCTTCCTTATGGTTgtggtctgtttttttttttgccgtggACAAGAAGCTTTACAGAAGAAGggacatcacacacacacacacacacacacacacacacacacacacacacacacacacacacacacttcaccaCACCATCGACGAAAAAGGGAAATCTGACGTAGAAAAGTAGAAAGGCTACCCGGCGGACCCTGAGATCGCCCTTGGAAAGAGACGGACCCTCGCCTTCACCACCGCGTATCGTATCGTACCATTGAACTTCTTCGCCTCGGTCAGCTTGATCTGGACGTGGCCCGTCAGTTGCTGCCCGCTAAGGTACGCTCCCTGCGTGCTGTTGGTAAAGCGGATGTCACAGTGCACTTTCATGATGCCGCTCGCCTTTGGTTTGAAGGGAGCAGtctcccttcccctccccctctgACACGAAACCACAAAAACACGCACGAAACTCTCACAAAACCCTAGACaacggctggctggctggctacTACCACTACACTGCTCTCTATTATGATGTTCGCTCGTAACTGAACCGGCTCGGCGCGTTGATCGCGCCCTGAAGCTGCTCAGTATATTTGTTTCAGTGGtggcgcttttttttttggttaggGGTGGTGGGAGCATGATGTCATACAGCCGAAGTGACCTTCTCACgaaaccatcaccaccacccgcGGGTTGGCGTTGTCTGTGTACACGATGATGTCGGGTGCTGTGTTGGTGAAGCCGAGGCCCGGTGGCGTATTGGTGAAGCATAAACTGATTTCTCCCTTCGCGGGGCTATCACTGGGGCCGTTAGACGGGGAGGGATGAGGTAGGGGTGAGTTGCGTTTCGTTGCGGGTTGTGGTCTTCCCCCTCTTcaaagaacacacacatgcacacacacacacacatacactcgcgCAACATCAATTCGGGGCTAACGCTCTCTTCTCGCGATTAGCAAAACTGCCTTGAAGAATTCCGCTTCACGGAATGTTATGGCGTTCCCCTACCCACCCGCTCTCCCCAATAGTCCGACCGACTCGGTTTATGTGGTTCTTTTTTATTGGCGGGGTAACGATGAtagagacaaaacaaaacagcacacccTAATTCAGATCGGCTCTCATCGTTCAGCCCCAAGGCCAAGCTTCATCTTCGATGCATTATGTTACGCGCGTCACAGACTTATCATTATCAATCCGAACAGTCGCCAATTCGGCATTAAATACCGATGGTaaagtttgatgtttttatgttctttAACACGTAAATAAACAATCCGAACACCAGGATAAAAAGTACTTAAAACACTATATTACAATAACGATGTACAACGCAATAAAActttacatacaaaaaaacctatACGCCCGCTAGTCTCTAATGCTCGCGCTCGCACCTCTTATCGCGGATGGCCTGCAGTGAAGTGTATGTCAACGGTCACCCCGAGGTCGTCGTCCCGACCTCGGTCCTCGGAAGGATCGCGATGGCTGCGCCCTTTAGCTGCACGTGGTTGTTGACAGCTCTAGCGTCTGAAAACCGTCGCACGTAGCGAGCGGCCCAGAGCACAATGTTGCGCAACTTTGATTCCGtccacaacatctccccctgTTAATATAGCTGGTACTGGTCCAACCAACGTGAGGGTCTTATATTTCTAGAAGACCTACGTGGTACTTGTACCAGCTGTTCTTCTTCCTTGTGGTCATCTAGTTCATCTGTTGGAGACTCTTCAGGTGATGTAGGTGAACAGGAAGTGTAGACTGAACCCGAAttggacgatgacgatggcgaGGACGCAGACGATGTGATAGCAGACTCAGGCGGTATTGTAGACGATGGTGGAGTCGACGATGTCGATGGTGACAAACAACTCGGTGATGGAAGAGACGTTGTTGGAGCCAATGATAACGATAACGGTGGCGCCTGAACAGGTGATGGAGTGCACTGATCGTCAAGCAACGGTGGTGGCTCGTGCATTACATTCCATGAATCCAGAAATACATCCAGAGCTAAGGGTTTCGAAGAGCGGCTCTGCTGATGACGATTTCCGTTACGCCTACGCATTTGATTTACATGCCTTCGAAGTGTACGTTGATCACCGGTTACAACTTCATACATAACGTTGCCACATCTTCCGGTTATGACTGCTGGCTCCCATTTCCAAATGTTTCTGCTGTATGTCTTGACGTACACTAAATCTCCGCAGGACAACTCTCTCACCTTCTCAGGTACACTGTGTTTAAATGGATTTAAGGTAGGACGAAGCAGATCCAAAGTTGTTCGCATTTTACGACCTAACATGAGCTCAGCTGgtgatttcttttcttctgtgGACGGATTTGAAGTCGATCGATAGGTTTGTAAAAATATGTCCAATGCCTCCGGAAGTGATGTATCTTCTGCACTAATCTTTTTCAT contains:
- the LOC120903107 gene encoding arrestin domain-containing protein 3-like isoform X5; its protein translation is MTEITLRIVGYSNVQWSEKRGQGRQRRTVYYTAKRDHLSSMKVLVGAQQNGTPTELPAGEHIYEFACELPSHLPTSFEGTYGHCRYTAQVVLDRPWKFNITHKIGFTVVQPRDLNLQAPSIRLPSRMEDARVFCCGFWRTKPLFVKVTVPFTGYVPGQAIPLTIDLHNLSSRIIEGVNMKLLQEITYHAEYPASKTRRETHTIVKHIGDGVAPEAQKQYEQRLVVPTVIPTCGDQNLISVAYRLHMTVRVQGCGSDPVLEIPLIIGTIPLMFQQPATVAVPQATAVGVSSGQQAGFSFGNSSGNSLPSASGLVREQTLPPEYLPPPTYEEAMNAAAVVITDDTDTNAIGTKPYVPLYPSYNFNDIQWPPLPPMPVQPPLPPKQ
- the LOC120903107 gene encoding arrestin domain-containing protein 3-like isoform X2, producing MGLCTKGNVTLQLKEKCRPVFCPKRPVAYAMLDAVDKELDRLEKLGVITPVDFSDWAAPIVVVRKANGQIRICGDYSTGLNGALHPQEYPLPLPADIFARLGNCTHFTQIDLSDAFLQVEIAEQSRKFLTINTHKGLYSYNRLPPGIKVAPAAFQQLMDKMLIGLRGVSSYMDDIIIGEITLRIVGYSNVQWSEKRGQGRQRRTVYYTAKRDHLSSMKVLVGAQQNGTPTELPAGEHIYEFACELPSHLPTSFEGTYGHCRYTAQVVLDRPWKFNITHKIGFTVVQPRDLNLQAPSIRLPSRMEDARVFCCGFWRTKPLFVKVTVPFTGYVPGQAIPLTIDLHNLSSRIIEGVNMKLLQEITYHAEYPASKTRRETHTIVKHIGDGVAPEAQKQYEQRLVVPTVIPTCGDQNLISVAYRLHMTVRVQGCGSDPVLEIPLIIGTIPLMFQQPATVAVPQATAVGVSSGQQAGFSFGNSSGNSLPSASGLVREQTLPPEYLPPPTYEEAMNAAAVVITDDTDTNAIGTKPYVPLYPSYNFNDIQWPPLPPMPVQPPLPPKQ
- the LOC120903107 gene encoding arrestin domain-containing protein 3-like isoform X3, translated to MLHQYATGPRLHQHSTRHHRVHRQRQPAGGGDGFVRRSLRLYDIMLPPPLTKKKSATTETNILSSFRARSTRRAGSVTSEHHNREQCSGSSQPASRCLGFCESFVRVFVVSCQRGRGRETAPFKPKASGIMKVHCDIRFTNSTQGAYLSGQQLTGHVQIKLTEAKKFNEITLRIVGYSNVQWSEKRGQGRQRRTVYYTAKRDHLSSMKVLVGAQQNGTPTELPAGEHIYEFACELPSHLPTSFEGTYGHCRYTAQVVLDRPWKFNITHKIGFTVVQPRDLNLQAPSIRLPSRMEDARVFCCGFWRTKPLFVKVTVPFTGYVPGQAIPLTIDLHNLSSRIIEGVNMKLLQEITYHAEYPASKTRRETHTIVKHIGDGVAPEAQKQYEQRLVVPTVIPTCGDQNLISVAYRLHMTVRVQGCGSDPVLEIPLIIGTIPLMFQQPATVAVPQATAVGVSSGQQAGFSFGNSSGNSLPSASGLVREQTLPPEYLPPPTYEEAMNAAAVVITDDTDTNAIGTKPYVPLYPSYNFNDIQWPPLPPMPVQPPLPPKQ
- the LOC120903107 gene encoding arrestin domain-containing protein 3-like isoform X4 → MLTKHTIRKCPQEITLRIVGYSNVQWSEKRGQGRQRRTVYYTAKRDHLSSMKVLVGAQQNGTPTELPAGEHIYEFACELPSHLPTSFEGTYGHCRYTAQVVLDRPWKFNITHKIGFTVVQPRDLNLQAPSIRLPSRMEDARVFCCGFWRTKPLFVKVTVPFTGYVPGQAIPLTIDLHNLSSRIIEGVNMKLLQEITYHAEYPASKTRRETHTIVKHIGDGVAPEAQKQYEQRLVVPTVIPTCGDQNLISVAYRLHMTVRVQGCGSDPVLEIPLIIGTIPLMFQQPATVAVPQATAVGVSSGQQAGFSFGNSSGNSLPSASGLVREQTLPPEYLPPPTYEEAMNAAAVVITDDTDTNAIGTKPYVPLYPSYNFNDIQWPPLPPMPVQPPLPPKQ